The Micropterus dolomieu isolate WLL.071019.BEF.003 ecotype Adirondacks linkage group LG11, ASM2129224v1, whole genome shotgun sequence genomic interval aaagaaaagactattGGATTGAGCTAAAAAATACTTATATATGATTTTAAAGGTTAAAAAGGCCTCAGAGAACAGGAATGTTTTAAGACCTGACTTAAAGGACTGTAATGTGCTAGCTAGTCTCAGGTGCTTTGGGAGTTTGTTCCTGGCACGAGgagcataaaaacagaaagctgcttctccatgttttgtTCTTGTGGAGGGAACTACAAGCGGCCCAGCATCTGAAGATCCACTAAAGATGCATGCATGATTTTCTCTGAGGTCCTCCTTGGACATTTAGATTCTtgatttttgatatattttttaggTGACTTTGGAATGGTTTTGATGTGGCTGTTACGTAAAGGTTTGTACTGGGCCAGTATAACTTGAATAAGTGAACTTCTCTCCTTTACCAATTTGGTCAGTAAGgaaacttttttaaataattgttaaacaacacaaactgaaagCACCACTCTCATGCTGGGCTCTAGTAGCAACATTAATGTTCTCTGTGACCTTTTGAAAGATATGGGAATCATAGGGATTAATTGTTTAGACTTAATTAATGTCCATTTGACCTGGCTGTCTGTCCCAGGACAGAAAGACATGCTGTAGATGTTGTCTTGCCGCCATCCAAAACTACCATCTCTTTCGTGAAAGGCTGCTCAGATGAACGTTAGACAGAGCTATTTACTGCTAACGATGACGGTCACAGAACTCGGTGGACTACTTGGGGCAGATACCGATACTGAGATAATTGAGAGTTTTAAAAAGCAGATTGGCTGATATACATAACAACATGACTGATGTTTCTTGTGACCAAGAAATACTGAGTGAgatattttacagttgaaaactAAACTTGGAGGCCAAACTCTAATTGCAAACTGCTGTAAGTTGTCTCAAACATCTCTTTTCTGCATTGCTCTTTATTGGCcaacatatgtttatttatagtTAAATTAACCATAAAAAATATAGATCTAAATATAATTCTTCATGGCATTCTATTGAAACAATAGGTGGGATATTTCATAGTAGAAAAACAGTCAGGGAGATGTCTTGACACATCCGTGCAGTTTTTAGAAATAACCAAAAATAATTCCAACCACCTGTGTGGGTGCACAGGACCATTGGCTGAGAATGTCACTGATATACTGCTGCTGATGGTTTATTGATTATTTAGAGTTTGAACCTGGTACAAGCATTTATGATAAGAATGCATCATTTATATAACATTCATCTTAACTAATTAACCGCAAGAAATTTCCCCAGACCGAAtctaacatttaataaaatgcaaTGCTCATTTCAGCTCCCACGCTTTTCATATCATCAGTGACTCCAAGAGCAGAGGCAAGTTGTGGTTTTCTGAGAGCATGTAGAGGAAAGTGACGAGTATCTGTGTGAATGTCTACACATTTCTATGACTGTTTGTACTTTTTTGTGGTGCTACAGTTGTGTTTGTTACATTGTAGGCAGGCCTGTGGTAAATTATCTATTTCTCATCTTTGAATTGACTATACTCCATGGTCATGGGTTAGGGGTGGAGGTGGGGGTAAAAGGGCTCGTGNNNNNNNNNNNNNNNNNNNNNNNNNNNNNNNNNNNNNNNNNNNNNNNNNNNNNNNNNNNNNNNNNNNNNNNNNNNNNNNNNNNNNNNNNNNNNNNNNNNNagtgcaaacctggtgaaaaactacaggaaacgtttgacctctgtaattgcaaacaaaggctactgtaccaaatattaacattgattttctcaggtgttcaaatacttatttgtagctgtatcatacaaataaatagttaaaaaatcatacattgtgatttctggaatttttttttttagattatgtctctcacagtggacatgcacctactatgacaatttcagacccctccatgatttctaagtgggagaacttgcaaaatagcagggtgttcaaatacttattttcctcactgtattttatttatagttaaATTAACTTACCGGTAACCATAAAAAATATAGATCTAAATATAATTCTTCATGGCATTCTATTGAAACAATAGGTGGGATATTTCATAGTAGAAAAACAGTCAGGGAGATGTCTTGACACATCCGTGCAGTTTTTAGAAATAACCACAAATAATTCCAACCACCTGTGTGGGTGCACAGGACCATTGGCTGAGAATGTCACTGATATACTGCTGCTGATGGTTTATTGATTATTTAGAGTTTGAACCTGGTACAAGCATTTATGATAAGAATGCATCATTTATATAACATTCATCTTAACTAATTAACCGCAAGAAATTTCCCCAGACCGAAtctaacatttaataaaatgcaaTGCTCATTTCAGCTCCCACGCTTTTCATATCATCAGTGACTCCAAGAGCAGAGGCAAGTTGTGGTTTTCTGAGAGCATGTAGAGGAAAGTGACGAGTATCTGTGTGAATGTCTACACATTTCTATGACTGTTTGTACTTTTTTGTGGTGCTACAGTTGTGTTTGTTACATTGTAGGCAGGCCTGTGGTAAATTATCTATTTCTCATCTTTGAATTGACTATACTCCATGGTCATGGGTTAGGGGTGGAGGTGGGGGTAAAAGGGCTCGTGCTTTATAAGAGCTGAGATCAAAACTTGAATCATTCAGTGTTCTGATAAATACTCTAGCCAGAAGTTATTTTCTGTGAGCGATTCAGGAGTTTGCTATTGAAGAACAAAGCCgaggttttattttgaagatgaGACTCAGCCTGGTGGTGGCCGCTCTTCTCTGCTTCACCACATGGATGAGCGTAGTCCATGCAAGTGAGTACTGCAAATAAAGTTCAGAGTCTGGTCTGAGTGTTTGGCAGTGTAAAATTAAGGGTgcttcatctttctctttctatgTCTGTCTTGTTTAGCCCATGGGCCGGTGCCCCTCTGTTGTATGCAGTGGTCCAACACCCGAATCCCATTGAAACGAATTGTGGGTTACACCATTCAGTCTGAAGGCGTCTGTCCAATCGCAGCTGTGATGTAAGTGGTCCTGTAATTTCCCAACGTATAGAATTAAACCATATCTCAACCTGGAACAAATATCCAcatgtaatttatattttaaatggtAGGTTCACCCAAATTCACACCGCCCTCTCTCCAAATGCAGGCCAGTGAAGTGTAACCCAGTCACTCTTATTAGCCACTTTGGCAGGTGGCATTCACAGGGCTGCCCCTTTAAAAGTTGTGATTTGAGTCATCTGTTGCATTTTGTAAGTTGAATTTGCTGTTCCCTTCGAAAACAGCTCACAGCAAGAACTGTGTATTATTCAGAACAACAGGGaacatttgaatttttttgaATACTTATTTTCAGTGTATCGAGCTTTGTTATTTCAAAACCTGAACAAACTATTTGCATGGCTAGCTTCCCCCTAAAGGTTAAGTGAGAAAACAAGATTTAGTTTGAACTTGGAGCAATTACCCCattaagaaattattattatatatattttattattattgaaattgCACTACAATGACATTAACAGATTACAATCAATTGCAGGtttcagacaaagcttggaaaaagAATTTGCTCGGACCCTAACAGTGTCTGGGCCAAAGAGGCGATTCTGAAGGTGGAcgaggaaaaagagaaagaaaacattgcTAGAGAAAACGAGGAATGTATGGaagagtgaatgtgtgtgacatgtgaatttgttttttagttctgagattaaagtcagaattctgagtttaatCGCAGAGAAAACGTGTCTGAGGAATCACAAGACAAATCAAAGTTTCCACAGTTCTTTCTAATTGGACTTTTCCTGCTGTATCACATCAACAATTAAACCTAAAactaaaacagacatttatatttgattttattgatgattaaatatgcaaaatatCCATTTAAATATGTTAACCATAGCTTGTTGTCGTAAATGTGTTTACTTGTTCCAGTCAGTTGCCAATAAAGTCTTTCTGAGCAAATCTTGTGTTTCTGTCATGATGACCGTTACAATATAATCTAAAACTAAATTGGTATATTGTGGTTTGTATGTTGACGTTTCTTAGTAACTGTCTGTGTTTCCACACAGGAAGGACTAATAAGTCTAGACAAAGATGAACATCATAGATGCAATAATACCGCTGTTATGTTCAACAAGTAGgtatcattatgaaaataaacaactaaagctggacaaacaaacatacagtatcagTATATTTGTTATACTGATtactaaacattttattattatacaggCAGACAGATAGTGTCCCTTGTACATGTACATACATTCTGGTCTGGTTAGTAGCTTTACTGTGCAAGTAGTGCACGACAATGCGGGGAAAAGTATTGCCATGTTTAAGTTACTTACATGGGTGgctttttaaatctgttttctgcTTGACAAAAAATGCACATGATgatatgtacattttacaaaatCTGCATTGGGATATGATTTCCGTGGCCCTTTCCTAAATTGGGATGTGTCCTAGTCCTATAGCTGTGCAGGCCGGCATCAATGATCCCTGAAGTCGGTAACGTATCCAAACTAGACTGACGGATGAACGGACAACAGACTCAGAGATTGCTGGGATCATTTTGGTCACTCGTCGTTTAGGCATACTGGAAAATGCTACACGCTCTTGTAATTATATACTGAGTATTATCAAGTTGAGAATGAagttgtcacacacacatatcacaaCATCTTTTCCACCTACTGTGACGCACACAAGACAGAAACCACAGAAACCCTCTTTGATGAAAAAGTCATCACAGCACATATAACACTGTGCTAATATAGGTGAAGTACTGCAAGATGTGTTATTATGTAATATTTGTCCCATTTTATagtaaataaatcacattcTGCTGTAATGGATATTTGCTCTTGGTAACCTCCAGATAAGCCTCAACATAAGTTAAACATTTGTCATCGAATAAATAGCagctgtttaaatgtaaaattcaTTTCACCCTTCATTGTATGATAACATGTGCTTTAGAGTTTGTAAATCTCAGAACAAAATATAGTACCTGAGCCAAAATGCCAAAGTACCTGTAGCTATTATAGCAAAATACAAACTAGTAAAGGTAGAGAAGGCTTGTACATTTGTGTCTGTTTCAGGGCTATATTTGGTTTTACATGAAACTATGGGGGGGCTATGCCACCACAGCTACCACATCCTGAACGCTCGTCTGTGCGTTCATGTTTGTGGTCGCCTAATTCAGCAGAAGTGGGACTGTTTCCTCTCTTCTAAGAAAATTTAACACAATGtgacaacattttaaagtagTCATGTAACATGTATGACAGAAgtgtcttacacacacataatacatACAGCTGTGGGTGACCACGTGCAACAATATATAGGAATACTTAAAGCCGCACTAATTTCGGCATGTTTTACTAACAATGAAATGTTGTAAAGGCTGCAGTGATGAATCCACAGAGAAGTCTCACTAGACTCTGCAGTGGCCCCCAGCTCAGCGGGGCATTTCAGcattcagctcattgttttgattcCCTCATTGACCCTGTTTCTGCCTGCAGTAGGCAGCAGTTTCAGGTAAAAGGCTCTGCTAAAAACACTACATTGTAaaccaaggaaggttaaaatcaagggcacctggacttggttgaagatacttaaaGATGTTTTGTCTGACTGCTGATGGATGCTGCTcggttcattagtgctcctggcgGCTGTAATGATAGTAGTCGTGGACGTTGGCACATGAGGCCAAAAGTCTTTGTTCAATCTCCTGcgaagggatgaaaggacagcattgtaattgacccttcactaagccacgcccaGAATAAGCAGCTGGCCAGTCACActgcagtataggactcgctctaactgaagtccgacactttcatggctgcgctccattgactctaatgcaaaaagcgtcgttttctagctttttttgttggtgtatttttccaagatctggtcaaacgctgttcctggaccacttgtaatagttacagcagctacccagagaggttgaaaggagaagtatgatgtattctctttccaaaacttaaataaatccagacaaatgtcagctgtggattgttcttaatgctaatgctaatttcCACTATCTAACCAATATATAATTCAGCTAACCCTTGTTAACAgatgttgttttgatgtttaacatactgtttatttttgtatgacATGAAATTAGCAAATTATTAATTCACAGAATTAAGTTTTGTGTACCATTTAACAACACTACCATATGAGGACCagcaggtgcacattttagacagagaagatggatggtttgaaagaggtgtcaaggaagcaactacaccagggtggagaagccgtcattgaacaggggagggggtctacgccaccacttatcccccacttacaatgctgtcctttcatcacttcccaggaaactcaacaaacgtaacctattggcctcaggtgaagataccaacgatggtcgttcagtctcggccacaggtagtcttaacgactgtaacgactgtcgtcacagcaaccaggaacactaacgaaccagcggtatcgatgacccgggccaacgaccccactgaggttaaatagctgagtcagtcagaactgaagaagccctttggatgagggacgaaacgtcttccagtatcttcaaccaagtccagttgcccttgattttaaccttcattggataatgttaaatgtgtttctaataattCAAGAAAGATTTTAGTTGGGTGCGGAACTAGcaattgtgtttatgtttgtatgtgcatgttttgCATGCTCTGTGAATTGCTTTGTGGTATCTGTTGTATGGCGTGTTTCTTACTTTAT includes:
- the LOC123979337 gene encoding monocyte chemotactic protein 1B-like isoform X2, translated to MRLSLVVAALLCFTTWMSVVHATHGPVPLCCMQWSNTRIPLKRIVGYTIQSEGVCPIAAVMFQTKLGKRICSDPNSVWAKEAILKVDEEKEKENIARENEECMEE
- the LOC123979337 gene encoding monocyte chemotactic protein 1B-like isoform X1; translated protein: MLISAPTLFISSVTPRAEEFAIEEQSRGFILKMRLSLVVAALLCFTTWMSVVHATHGPVPLCCMQWSNTRIPLKRIVGYTIQSEGVCPIAAVMFQTKLGKRICSDPNSVWAKEAILKVDEEKEKENIARENEECMEE